In Parasteatoda tepidariorum isolate YZ-2023 chromosome 2, CAS_Ptep_4.0, whole genome shotgun sequence, one DNA window encodes the following:
- the LOC107436930 gene encoding histidine-rich glycoprotein-like — translation MKSRWVIFFFFLLLQNFNLDTFVASYKQHHDSNIAHILAAGLIIQMLSHQQHHKHHHHGHHHGHHHGHESRHNAEIPHHSPPHHHQESRMPQPQYPMPAYPVQPLPWNAYGYAQQAQDAYGYAQYAPAQNPYNYAQQSQVPDPGIQHAQTAHHQHQLPILPQSSPYVNSHGELKQHVIQ, via the coding sequence atgaagtctcgttgggtaatattttttttctttttactgttgCAAAACTTCAACTTGGACACTTTCGTTGCCAGCTATAAACAGCATCATGACTCAAACATAGCTCACATACTGGCAGCAGGTCTTATAATTCAAATGCTCAGTCACCAACAACACCACAAGCATCATCATCACGGCCATCATCACGGTCATCATCATGGACATGAATCCAGGCACAATGCAGAGATACCTCATCATTCTCCACCGCATCATCACCAAGAATCCAGAATGCCTCAACCTCAATACCCTATGCCAGCCTACCCAGTACAACCTCTACCATGGAATGCCTATGGTTATGCTCAACAAGCACAAGACGCTTACGGTTATGCTCAATATGCCCCCGCGCAGAACCCTTATAATTATGCTCAACAATCACAAGTACCTGATCCTGGTATACAGCACGCACAAACTGCTCACCATCAGCATCAATTGCCTATTTTGCCACAATCATCTCCATATGTTAATTCGCATGGAGAGCTGAAACAGCACGTAATACAGTGA